TTCATAAGGCTGATCGGATGCTTGCGTCAAATCAGCTGATAGCTCGATCCCTTCTGCTGTGATCGAATACACCAAAGCCCCTTCTGCCTCGAATTCGATATATTCCATTCCATCTCCTTGATAGATCGATATTGGAAAACCGAATAAGCTCTGCTGCTCATGACGGAATAACGCTTTGTGGTCGTATTGCAAGGCAGAATAAGTGCCTGGCCCGCCGATGATTTCCGTATCGGTTTCCTTCGGGTTGCTCATATCGCTGACATCAAATAGTGAAAGCTTCATCCCGCCGGTCACTATGCGCGGCTCGCCGCCACCTTTGACAGGTTCAATTTTCGTTTCATAGCCGAAGCCGATCAAATGAGTTTCATCGAGTGGATGCAAGTAGTTGGAAAATCCAGGTATCTTCAATTCCCCCAACACTTGTGGCGCGGACGGGTTCGACACATCGATGGCAAACAAGGGATCGGTTTCCCGGAACGTCACCATATACGCTTTCTTGCCCATAAATCGAACCGAATAGATGCGTTCACTCGGGGCTAAGTTTTCTACAGAACCGACTTGCTCCAATTGTTCATTCAAAATGAATAAATGGTTTTTCGGTTGTGAAGCCGGCTGCCATGCGACTCCTTCGGTCGTCGCCAGACGGAAATGCCCTTCGAATTCATCCATCGAAAATTGATTCAAAAGCGTTCCTTGCACTCGAGCTGACGCGATAAATTCTACAGAGACACCATCCAAGCCGAATTTAAAGATTTCCGTATCCGCTTGTTGCGGCACCCAAAGCGAAGTATTTCCGAACTCCCCTTCAGCCGTCTCGTAAGCCGATGCTGTCAAATAGAGATGCTGTTCGTTCATATACAATTGTTCATTGCCGCCTAAAAAACCTTTTGTCGAGAGCTCATTTGTTGCCGGCGCCTCGAGGTTAAGGGAGTTGATGACACTATAACTTCCTTCCATCGTTCCCGGCAGGATGGTCAAGTCTTCATAAGGCAAAGGTTCGAACTCCCCGCCTTGCTTCGAATCGAAGAAATTTGGCCGCAACTCAATATCGGGACGATCTTCCAAAATCCAATAATTCGGGAATACATTGCTGACATAATGAAGAATGCCGTTTGTTAAGCGTGCATTATTGAAGGAACCTTCATTGCCAAATTCGCGGACGAGTTTTGGGTTATCGGGCGAGCTTACGTCATAAAGAGAGACAACGGTGATGCCTGAATAGGGCATGAAACTCTCCATTTCCGCTTCATCGTCTGTTTCCATAAGCGAAAAGCGGCTTGAAATGACGGCAAGTGTATCATTTGATAAAAACAATTTTTCCGGATATGTTTCCTTATCAAACTTCACTATTGCTGCGAGCTCCATGTTTTTCGGATCGCGAATATCGGAAATCGTCACACGCGATTCGCTGACAGAATACAAATAATCTCCATCGGTTTGCACGATATCCCCTTCATCAATACCTTCCACCTGATTATTGGTAGATGAGTGTTCGTTGCTGCCCCCGATCCCTCCTGCATCACTAGAAGCGCTGTCTTCTGCTTCCTCTACCCCTTCACCAAATCCCCGATAGAAAGGATTGTCTTTTTGAAGCTTTAACAACCGCGTGAAATACGTACGCAGCTCGTCTTCTCCAGCCAGGTTCTGGACTTCATCTTGTATCGTGAACTCGAGTTGATTTATCGAAAGGCTTTTCAGAAAACTGTTCGACAAGGCAGCTTTGGTGACATGAAGTTTATAGTTTCCGCTAGTAATGTCAGGGACTTCGAGTGTCCTCCCCCCATTGGCCAATTGCATATCGAGTTGAAGTTTTTTTCCAGTCGCATCCGTAAGATAGACCGCTCCTTTTTCGATCGCGTCGGTATCCAGCGGCGTTGAGAAATTTGCCCGCCAACCCGATTCTGAAAGGGCAGTGGATGAACCGCTGATTGCCACATTTTCTGTTAATAAGACAAACGCTGCGCCCGAAAATACCAAGAGAATCACCGCTAGCCACCACGCTCTGCTCCATTTCATGAAAATCACGACCTTTCCCGTGCATTTATCCATTAGACTTTTAATGGCACGAAAAAGTTACAGTCTGTGCTCAGTCATTCGCATGAATTTCGCTGAAAATCTCCCGGAAGCGTTCAAATGGTGCAGTTGTATTGCCTCCGCCTTGTGCAAGCGCAGGAGTTCCGCCTCCCTTGCCATCTGTTTCAGCAAGCAGACGCTTCAAAGTCTCTCTCATATCGGCCTCAGATTCCTCACCGCGGCCACAGACAAAGCGAATGCTGTCTGCTTTTTGCGCCGCAAACAATGCGCAAGTCGATGGATATTGTTGTGTCACCAACCTCGCCAATTGCTGCAGTTCCTTAACAGGGCGGTCAGTAAAGTTCTGGATGATGACGCCTTTTTCTGGAGACATGGCTTTTGATTCAAATAGCAATAATTGCTTTTTCAACTCCACAAGTTCTTTGTCAGCTGCGCTTTTTTCGGCCAATAAATTATCGGTGGCTTGGGTTAATTCTGCAAGTGGCGCATTCAGTTTTCCGATCAGCGCATCGCTGACATCGCTTAATTTCCCAAAATGCTCCAGCGCACGCTCCCCGCATAGAAAATAAAGACGCGTGCCGCCTTTTGCTTTTTCCGTCCCCAGAATCTTCAGCATCCCAATGCCTGCCGTATTATCCGGATGCGTACCGCCACAGGCATTCAAATCGATGCCTTCCATGTCCACTAAGCGGATTTCTCCACTGACAGCAGGCGGCTTACGTAAGCGCAATTGCTCCAGCTGCTGTTCGTCCACAAAACGCGTATGGATTTGCAAATGGCGCTGGATAATCCGGTTGGCTTCCAGTTCCACGTGCCGCAAAGTTTCCTGGTCGATCGAGGCTTGATGCAAGTCAATCGATACCCGCTCCTGCCCCAAATGGAAGCTGATTGTTTTGTAGCCGTGGTGATCTTCCAATAATGCGCTTAAAAGATGCTGGCCGGCATGCTGCTGCATATGGTCCCATCTTCTCTGCCAATCCAGCACTGCCACGTATTTGCCTGGTTCTAGCTGCCGGTCTAGATAATGGCGGATTTCCCCTTCAATGGTTTGGACATCCGTCACATCCGCCGCGCCAATCAAGCCACGGTCTGCAGGCTGCCCTCCACCTTCTGGATAAAAGCAAGTCTGGTCCAGAATGACATATGGCCCGTGTTCATCAGCTGATGATTCGTTCACTTGAACTGTTGTTTCCATCAAATAAGGATCTTCGTAATACAATTTTTTCGTCATAAGAGCACTCCTTTTCACGGAATTCCGCTGATGCGTTTACTTGCCCTCCATAAGTGGAATGGTTGAGTAATGAGAAAGAATGGAGGACTTACGCATGGCCGGATTCACGCATTCCGTATTATTGTATAATGCCAAGGCAGGTGCGTCCACGTTAGATGCGGTGATGGGACAGGCAGTGCCGCATCTCGCCGCATCGTCTAAAACATTAGAGCTGATCAAGACGGATTCCCCTGAAGAGATGGAATCCGCCTGTCGTTCTGCCGCTGAACGTGCCGATGCCCTTTTCGTTGCGGGCGGCGACGGCACGGTTCACTTGGCAGCACGGGTACTCAGTTCGATCGACAACCCGCCGCCACTTGGCATCTTGCCGAGTGGTACGTGCAACGACTTTGCCCGCACGATGAATATCCCTTTATATTTGGATGAAGCAGCGAGCAAGTTAAGCCAAGGCCAGCTGCAGGAAGTTGATACCGCAACTATCAACGACGGCACCTTCCTGAACTTTGCCGGCATTGGTTTGATTACTGACGCTTCTGTTAATATCGACCCACATTTAAAAGAACGCTATGGCAAACTCAGCTATTTCATGAGCGCAATGCAAACGATGAGACAGTCAGAGCCGTTTAATGTGTCGTTAACGATCGATGGCCAGTCTTACGAAGAAGAAGCCGTCTTGGTTCTGGCCATGAACGGTAAATCCATCGGCACCCATCTGTTCCCGATGCAAAATATTGATCCGGCTGATGGCTTATTGGATGTGTTCATCATTCAAAGTTCGTCGTTTGCCGCAATACGCGAGTGGTTTTCTTTATCCAAACCGCATCTCACGGCAGAAGACCTTGAGCACATCATCCACCTGCAAGGGCGCGATATCGACATCCGCACAAATGCGCCGATGGATATCGATACAGACGGGGAAATCTATATGCAGACGCCGGCTTCGATTCGCGTCCAGCCCGGTAAGCTCAATTTGCTCGTGCCAAAGGAAGAAGATATTTTCACATAAAAAAAGAACGGGCTCGATGCCCGTTCTTTTTTTATGGTCTCTTTTAAGCAAAAGTCGATTTCATTCAAATGGCCAGGCAGGCAGCATGCGGTTCAATTCCCTATCTTTGCGTTTGCCGAGCACATAGTCCGCTTGCATGATCGTATGGATTTCACGGGTCCCTTCGTAAATGACCGGTGCTTTGGAGTTGCGCAAATAACGGGCAACCGGATAGTCATCGGAATAGCCATAGGCGCCGTGGATTTGTATCGCGTCATCTGCCGCTTGGTTGGCAAAATCACACGCCTGCCATTTGGCGAGTGAAGTTTCACGTGTGTTGCGCTTGCCGCTGTTCTTCAATTCTCCCGCCCGGTAGACAAGCAAGCGGCTCATCTGATAGCCTGCTTCCATCCGAGCAAGCATTTGCTGCACCAATTGATGTTCTCCAATCGGCTTCCCGAAAGTTGTGCGTATCTTGCAATAATCGAGACTGGCTTCAAGGCAGGCCATCATTAATCCGCACGCGCCGGCAGCAACGGTAAAACGGCCGTTGTCGAGTGACGCCATAGCGATTTTAAATCCTTCCCCTTCTTCGCCGAGACGGTTATCTACCGGAATGCGGACATCTTCCATGAACAACTCGCCCGTATTGCCTGCGCGTATGCCATACTTGCCTTTGATCGCCTTGGAAGAAAAGCCCGCGCGCTCCCGTTCCACGATAAAAGCGCTAATGCCTTTATGTCCTTGTTGTTTATCGGTATAGGCAAAAATGAGAAAGTGATCTGCTTGATCGCATAAGGAGATCCATGTCTTTTGCCCATTTAATACATAGTCATCGCCATCGCGTTTAGCACTTGTCGTAAGGGCCGCGACGTCCGACCCAGCTCCCGGTTCCGTCAATCCGAACGCGCCGATCTTCTCACCTTTTGCCTGAGGAACCAAAAACTTTTGCTTCTGCTCTTCCGTGCCCCATTGCAGAAGCGACAAAGAATTCAGACCGGTATGGACCGAAACCGCTGTACGAAACGTGGTATCACCGCGCTCTAATTCTTCACAGACGATAGCCAGCGAATTATAATCCATTCCGCTTCCGCCGTAAGCTTGTGGAATGCACACGCCCATTAAGCCAAGATCAGCCAAGCGCTGCCAGATCTCTTGCGGAAAACTCCCGTTTGTATCCCAGTCTTTGATATGAGGCATGATTTCTTCATCGACAAACTTCCGGACGGTTTTGCGCAGCATCACTTGCTCTTCGCTATATTCAAAATCCATGCCGACCCCTCCTAGTTCTGATGCGTTGCCCGTTGAACCGCTTCTTCAATGGTTACGCCGCGCCGCTTCATCTCGGCGATGTATTCTGCTCCCGGCACAACCTGTTCCGGCGGGTACACCCCGCGGTTATCGATGCGTCCATCCGCGATCATTTGTGCCACTACAGAAATGCTATAAGCTGTAGCCTGCGCCATCGCGGTGACGCCAGTCGATTCATCTCGGATCGTCACCATTTCATACTGATATGTGCATTCCTCCTGCTGTTTCAAACCCGAAACCCTCACGCGCAGCAGTACTGCATCTTTCTCATCTCCAAGCTCCGTAATCGGCTCGAGCACTTTTAATAGCACTTCACGAAGCGAAACTTCATGTCCGCCCGCTACCACTTTTCCTTCACGGCTCGTCAAACCTAATTCGACAAGCAAGCGGAATTTATCAGCATGCCCACTATAGCGAATCGTTTTATATTCCAACGAATCAACATTTCGGAAGGTTTCCGTTAACGTCGATGTGCCGCCTGATGTGTGAAACGCTTCTAATTCGCCAAAGCCCTCAAATGCGATCGGTTCAATTTCCGATAGCGACGAGACTTGCTTTAATTCGCCACTGCGGATGACGTGAGACGGATCGGTATAATGGTCAAAAACGCCTTCGAGTGAAAACACGTGCTTGTACTCAATCGGTGGTTCCGGATGGAGCGGAATGCCACCGACATAAATGCGGATTGATTTGACCTCATCCAATTGACTGGCGCCATAGCCCGTTAAAATATTGATCATGCCCGGCGCCACACCAAGGTCGGGGATGATCGTCACGCCTTGTGTTTCCGCTTGGTCATTCATGGCGAGCACTTTATCTGTTGCGCCGCCGATATGACCGCCGAGATCGACAGAATGAACACCGCATTCGATGGCGATCTCCGCTACTTTTTCATTGAATGTATAAAACAGCGCATTGATGACAACATCTGCTTGCGAGATGACTTGTTTCAATTGTTCATCGTGGCTTGCATCCATCTGAGCAATTTCCAGACGCGGATCGTTCAATTGTTGCCGGAAAGCTTCTGCCTTTTCAGTCGTCCGGTCCGCCAGTATCACTTTTTCTACATGCTTGTTGCCAAGTAAATCACGCGCCGCTTGTTTTCCCATCAACCCTGCTCCGAGTACCGCAAATTTCATCTCCGCCGCCCCCTTTATGCTTCGTTGTCGATCTGTGCCCGTTGCAATTTTCCGCTGAAATCTACATAGATGCTTTTCCATTCCGTAAAGACATCAAGCGCCGCCACGCCTGAATCACGGTGGCCGTTGCCAGTGCCTTTTGTCCCGCCGAACGGCAAGTGGATTTCGGCTCCTGTTGTTCCGGCATTGATGTAGACAATGCCAGTATCGAGGTCGCGTTGTGCTTTGAACGCCCGGTTGACATCAGCTGTGAAAATCGAGCTAGATAAGCCGTAAATGACGCCGTTATTTACTTCAATCGCTTCTTCAAAACTTGCCACTTCAATCAAGGAAATGACCGGGCCGAAAATTTCTTCCTGGGCAATACGCATCTCCGGTGTGACCCCCGCAAACAATGTCGGTGCGTAATAGTTCCCTTTGTCGTAATGGCCGCCTGTTAATATTTCACCGCCCCTAACGAGTTCTGCGCCTTCTTGTTTGCCAATTTCAATATAGGAATGAATTTTCTTAAGCGCCTTCTTATTGATCACTGGGCCGATTTTGACCGTCTCATCCATGCCGTCACCAATCGTCAATTTATCCATCTTATCAAGCAGGCGCTGCTGCAAGGACTCTTTCGCATCCTTATGAACGATAACGCGGCTACAAGCTGTACAACGCTGTCCAGCCGTGCCGAATGCACTCCACAAAATGCCATCGACCGCAAGATCCAAATCCGCATCGTCCATGACAATAACTGCATTTTTCCCGCCCATCTCAAGCGATACTTTCTTCAAATGGCGGCCGCCAAGCTCTGCTACTTTACGCCCGGTATCCGTTGAACCGGTAAATGAGATCACCCGGATATCCCGATGTTCGATCATTGCTGTCCCGACTTCTGAACCGGAACCAAAAACGATATTCGCGACGCCATCTGGCAAACCCGCTTCTTTGAAAATCTTGGCCATTTCATAAGCCATCATCGGTGTTTCAGTAGCCGGTTTCCAGATGAAAGTGTTGCCTGCTACAATTGCCGGAAACGACTTCCAAGTAGCGATAGCCACCGGAAAATTCCAAGGAGTGATCAGCCCAACGACTCCAATCGGCGCGCGCACGCTCATTGCAAATTTATCAGCTAGCTCCGAAGGGGTCGTCTCACCAAATAATCTTCTGCCTTCCCCTGCCATATAAAAGGCCATATCAATTCCTTCCTGAACTTCGCCGCGCCCTTCTTCGATCACTTTCCCCATCTCTTTTGTCAGCACCGAGGCCAAGTGTTCTTTACGTTCTTTCA
This is a stretch of genomic DNA from Planococcus maritimus. It encodes these proteins:
- a CDS encoding beta-propeller domain-containing protein, whose translation is MKWSRAWWLAVILLVFSGAAFVLLTENVAISGSSTALSESGWRANFSTPLDTDAIEKGAVYLTDATGKKLQLDMQLANGGRTLEVPDITSGNYKLHVTKAALSNSFLKSLSINQLEFTIQDEVQNLAGEDELRTYFTRLLKLQKDNPFYRGFGEGVEEAEDSASSDAGGIGGSNEHSSTNNQVEGIDEGDIVQTDGDYLYSVSESRVTISDIRDPKNMELAAIVKFDKETYPEKLFLSNDTLAVISSRFSLMETDDEAEMESFMPYSGITVVSLYDVSSPDNPKLVREFGNEGSFNNARLTNGILHYVSNVFPNYWILEDRPDIELRPNFFDSKQGGEFEPLPYEDLTILPGTMEGSYSVINSLNLEAPATNELSTKGFLGGNEQLYMNEQHLYLTASAYETAEGEFGNTSLWVPQQADTEIFKFGLDGVSVEFIASARVQGTLLNQFSMDEFEGHFRLATTEGVAWQPASQPKNHLFILNEQLEQVGSVENLAPSERIYSVRFMGKKAYMVTFRETDPLFAIDVSNPSAPQVLGELKIPGFSNYLHPLDETHLIGFGYETKIEPVKGGGEPRIVTGGMKLSLFDVSDMSNPKETDTEIIGGPGTYSALQYDHKALFRHEQQSLFGFPISIYQGDGMEYIEFEAEGALVYSITAEGIELSADLTQASDQPYEDWNTSVQRMAYAKDALYTVANSEVKSYRLSDFEPLDTLPLR
- a CDS encoding alanyl-tRNA editing protein codes for the protein MTKKLYYEDPYLMETTVQVNESSADEHGPYVILDQTCFYPEGGGQPADRGLIGAADVTDVQTIEGEIRHYLDRQLEPGKYVAVLDWQRRWDHMQQHAGQHLLSALLEDHHGYKTISFHLGQERVSIDLHQASIDQETLRHVELEANRIIQRHLQIHTRFVDEQQLEQLRLRKPPAVSGEIRLVDMEGIDLNACGGTHPDNTAGIGMLKILGTEKAKGGTRLYFLCGERALEHFGKLSDVSDALIGKLNAPLAELTQATDNLLAEKSAADKELVELKKQLLLFESKAMSPEKGVIIQNFTDRPVKELQQLARLVTQQYPSTCALFAAQKADSIRFVCGRGEESEADMRETLKRLLAETDGKGGGTPALAQGGGNTTAPFERFREIFSEIHAND
- a CDS encoding diacylglycerol/lipid kinase family protein; its protein translation is MEDLRMAGFTHSVLLYNAKAGASTLDAVMGQAVPHLAASSKTLELIKTDSPEEMESACRSAAERADALFVAGGDGTVHLAARVLSSIDNPPPLGILPSGTCNDFARTMNIPLYLDEAASKLSQGQLQEVDTATINDGTFLNFAGIGLITDASVNIDPHLKERYGKLSYFMSAMQTMRQSEPFNVSLTIDGQSYEEEAVLVLAMNGKSIGTHLFPMQNIDPADGLLDVFIIQSSSFAAIREWFSLSKPHLTAEDLEHIIHLQGRDIDIRTNAPMDIDTDGEIYMQTPASIRVQPGKLNLLVPKEEDIFT
- a CDS encoding acyl-CoA dehydrogenase family protein, producing MDFEYSEEQVMLRKTVRKFVDEEIMPHIKDWDTNGSFPQEIWQRLADLGLMGVCIPQAYGGSGMDYNSLAIVCEELERGDTTFRTAVSVHTGLNSLSLLQWGTEEQKQKFLVPQAKGEKIGAFGLTEPGAGSDVAALTTSAKRDGDDYVLNGQKTWISLCDQADHFLIFAYTDKQQGHKGISAFIVERERAGFSSKAIKGKYGIRAGNTGELFMEDVRIPVDNRLGEEGEGFKIAMASLDNGRFTVAAGACGLMMACLEASLDYCKIRTTFGKPIGEHQLVQQMLARMEAGYQMSRLLVYRAGELKNSGKRNTRETSLAKWQACDFANQAADDAIQIHGAYGYSDDYPVARYLRNSKAPVIYEGTREIHTIMQADYVLGKRKDRELNRMLPAWPFE
- a CDS encoding saccharopine dehydrogenase family protein; translation: MEKHLCRFQRKIATGTDRQRSIKGAAEMKFAVLGAGLMGKQAARDLLGNKHVEKVILADRTTEKAEAFRQQLNDPRLEIAQMDASHDEQLKQVISQADVVINALFYTFNEKVAEIAIECGVHSVDLGGHIGGATDKVLAMNDQAETQGVTIIPDLGVAPGMINILTGYGASQLDEVKSIRIYVGGIPLHPEPPIEYKHVFSLEGVFDHYTDPSHVIRSGELKQVSSLSEIEPIAFEGFGELEAFHTSGGTSTLTETFRNVDSLEYKTIRYSGHADKFRLLVELGLTSREGKVVAGGHEVSLREVLLKVLEPITELGDEKDAVLLRVRVSGLKQQEECTYQYEMVTIRDESTGVTAMAQATAYSISVVAQMIADGRIDNRGVYPPEQVVPGAEYIAEMKRRGVTIEEAVQRATHQN
- a CDS encoding aldehyde dehydrogenase family protein — encoded protein: MKLTNFVNGGFQEGHNADFVPVVNPATGEELAEVQRSTAADVEEAVKAAKAAQKKWALVPAPKRADYLYEIGRLMKERKEHLASVLTKEMGKVIEEGRGEVQEGIDMAFYMAGEGRRLFGETTPSELADKFAMSVRAPIGVVGLITPWNFPVAIATWKSFPAIVAGNTFIWKPATETPMMAYEMAKIFKEAGLPDGVANIVFGSGSEVGTAMIEHRDIRVISFTGSTDTGRKVAELGGRHLKKVSLEMGGKNAVIVMDDADLDLAVDGILWSAFGTAGQRCTACSRVIVHKDAKESLQQRLLDKMDKLTIGDGMDETVKIGPVINKKALKKIHSYIEIGKQEGAELVRGGEILTGGHYDKGNYYAPTLFAGVTPEMRIAQEEIFGPVISLIEVASFEEAIEVNNGVIYGLSSSIFTADVNRAFKAQRDLDTGIVYINAGTTGAEIHLPFGGTKGTGNGHRDSGVAALDVFTEWKSIYVDFSGKLQRAQIDNEA